A DNA window from Brassica napus cultivar Da-Ae chromosome A4, Da-Ae, whole genome shotgun sequence contains the following coding sequences:
- the LOC106447680 gene encoding uncharacterized protein At2g38710-like has product MASANKEMAVYCFDTLVSHYNNEDSPPPAFDDANHPLFVTWKKIVNGGEPRLRGCIGTLEARRLISGFKDYALTSALRDRRFPPIQPKELPFLQCTVSVLTDYEDAEDYLDWEVGTHGIIIEFTEPVTNIKRNATYLPEVPAHEGWTKIEAIDSLVRKAGYNGEITEAVRRRIQLTRYQSTLFSMHYSEYLSYVKATRGLVPAINGTSKPLS; this is encoded by the exons ATGGCGTCGGCGAACAAAGAGATGGCTGTGTACTGTTTCGACACTTTGGTCTCTCACTACAACAACGAAGACTCTCCTCCACCTGCATTTGACGACGCCAATCA CCCATTGTTTGTCACCTGGAAGAAAATAGTGAACGGTGGGGAGCCTCGGCTGCGTGGATGTATTGGTACACTTGAAGCACGCCGTTTGATCAGTGGCTTCAAGGACTACGCCTTGACCAG TGCCCTGAGGGATCGTAGGTTCCCACCAATCCAACCCAAAGAACTGCCGTTTCTGCAATGCACGGTGTCCGTCCTCACTGATTATGAAGATGCAGAGGATTATCTTGATTGGGAG GTGGGAACGCATGGTATAATCATTGAGTTCACTGAACCTGTGACTAATATAAAGCGAAACGCCACATATCTCCCTGAGGTGCCAGCTCATGAAG GCTGGACAAAGATAGAGGCAATAGATTCTCTGGTGCGTAAAGCCGGATACAATGGTGAAATAACTGAGGCAGTGCGTAGGCGAATCCAGCTAACAAGATACCAGAGCACATTATTCAGCATGCATTATAGTGAATACCTTTCATACGTGAAGGCCACAAGAGGCCTTGTCCCGGCTATTAATGGGACCAGCAAGCCCTTGTCCTGA